The genomic segment ATTGCAGTTCTTCCAATCAATTGTAACTTCTTACTAGTCTTGCATATTCATCACGCCACAAAGTAAGTTCTTCATACAGGTCATGTTAGATAATGAGTCATGCTTCTTCACCTAGGCCCAACAAAGCACCAATGCATCAATAACCACAATAATCATCTGCTACCACATTAATAACATCGACAATGTAAGGATGACAAATGGGATGAGACTGATCTAACATCAATACTCTCCTTTGTTGAACTGCTTTAGCCTGGAATTTCACTTGTGTTTTTTGTGATGAAGACTTTGTCATGGAATGCAAGGTATTTACGTACTTAAAATATGATGGGTCATGCTTCGTAGACCTTTCATTTCACTGAAGTTTACTCTTCTGTTCAGCTTTGGTCTTGACTTTATGCGAAGGAGGTACCATAAATGTCATTGTAAGACAAACAACTTCAActaacttttgtttgatgttAGCGTTTTGTCCAATGTTAATCTTCTTAAAGCGTTGATGAACCATATCAAGTTCACATTCAATGCATAACTCTGGTTGCGATTGTTTTCCCCACGACTTAAGTAATGCCAGAAATCTTCCAACAAGTATACTGGGTTGATGTAGTAAACAGGTATTGTATCCAGAAGGATTTGGAGGAAATAACAGTGTTATGATCAATTTAATCTGATATGGGAATGCTTTTATGTAAAAAGTGTGAAAGTGGAAAGTGAGAGTATTGTCCCTTTAATCTAGAAATCAGTTTATGTTATCAAAGGAATGATTTTAGTATTAAACTCGTGTTGGAGTCTGATTTTACAATTCCATCCTGTCATGCATTAGATCTTCCATCAAGTTGGCAGCTTCACGTGATCAAGTTTTGGGAGTGCTCTTTATGGTACTTCAAGCCCATCTCAGGACTCGGAGACTAGTATGTTGCCTACTGTCTAGTATACAACCTAGTAGTGACCGTGTATGACTCATTTGCATTACGAATAAAACATTATTCTAGCTACACATCTTTGGCCTATTTCATCTAGACACACACAGGAAAATTGATTGGACCACAACTCAAGGCTAGATGCCTCTACGCTTCAAGCCAGTTAAATAGGGTAAGTACTCTCCCTTGGTGAGTTTTCTCTATGGCTCAGGCTATGAAGATCTGGGCTCGAGCTACGTGAGGTTGCTTAATAATGAAGCACTCTCCCTTGGCTTAAGCCTTAGTTGATGGCTTAAGGAAACATTCCTAAGTGGGTTTTCTTCTATGGTTAAGGCTCTCAAGTGGCGCTTAAGCAATGACAAGACAAATTCTTCCAAAATAAATGcaaatcttcttcttttcatcCAAATACAGATTCAACTCCTTAAATTCATGTGTTTAtgcaaaataagtaaaattggAGTAGTTATCATAGTTTTTAtacataatcaaaacaaaataagtgtTAATTAAGCATTAAAATTCACTAATATCAAGCACTTATCAGCAATTCATTTGACACAATAGTTGAAAAGCTCAATCTGGTCCACATGACATGAATTTCAACTAGAGGAATGATACCGGGCTCATATTGTGCTAATTCACAAGCATAGGGTAGACCGTACGTTGATCTTAGAATGCATCGACAACATCCATAGTCCAATCCTATATGCTTCACTCGTTCAAATTCGTCAACAATGAGTCCCAAAGCATATCTCCAAATGCGTCCAACCAATCTTTTATATGTGCTTCCTCTATAAGACTTTTTTCAAACAACGTCTTTATCTTATTATGTTGGAGGATGATAACATTATGGATAACATCTCAACACGAACATAGGTCTCTCATACTAGTCCACAATACTTTTTTCAGGCTTTAGTGCACAAACTGAATCCTGGTacaaataacattaataatgtCATAACACATAGAacataaataagtaaaaaaaaataataataattacctATTTGTTGTTGTATTGCCTATATGCATAACTTTGTTTGTCCATGCCTTAATGAAGTATGCCTTACACAAAATAATCCAAGTGTGATTgacatattcaaataataaatgcCATGAAGTAGAAACGTACTGAAGGCAATCAACATAATCACTAAATATGGACTCTTGTTCATAGTCCATCACATTTTCCTATGCTTCCATCAACACATCTCATGCCTCACAGGATCCACTAACATTTTGCGTTTGAAATTCACATTTTTCATAATATGGCACCGACATAACATCTAATAAGACTTAGGGAATACATTGTCAATGACATTCATCAAAGCAATGTCTTTGTTAGTAAACAATCATATGTGAACCGTCCtcaaatatcataaataaaCTTCTGAACATTTTTAATGCCTAAGTGAAATAGTAAACAATCATATGTGAATCGTCCtcaaatatcataaataaaCTTCTGAACATTTTTAATGCctaagtgaaattattttagcGCTCACTTGATAACAAGGCGCAAAGGCGGTTGAGAAGGTAAACCCTGTAGATGTGACGCCAACTATCTCAAGTAAGGGGAATTGATATTTGTTTGTCTTGTATGTGGTATCCATcaagaaaatgatattaaatacaTTCAACAAATGCACTGAGATCACTTACCACCTTAGATTCATCGACAAAGCTACTTCAATGGATGTATTTATCTCGATCCAGCATCATTATCAGCTACTGCATTTCAGTTCTCGACCCTCTTAAAGATTGTTTGTATGTATACTTTGCGTTATAGATTAGTTTTATTGTTGTCACCTTAGAATCATTATGTTCTTTGAGAGGTAAAATATTTGAACACTTTACTTGACTCTTAGTGATGTCAACCAGTAATATGATTgttcaacaaaatttaacctGTCAGCAAAAGGATGACCAACTAAAGTCTCAACCAATTCATAGTTGTGATATTTGCAAATTACCTTTAACACTCAACACTCTCCATTAGAATAGGGTTTGCCCCTCAACTTAAAAGGACACTCATATTTTCTTGTGTCGGATACACTCAATTGAACATTAGGTTTGTACTTCTTATACTTCTCACTCCTTTCACAACCTAACAACACAAACGTCTCTCTTTCGGTTCACCAGTTGATGTGTCAGATCTTATAATAACCACAACAAATCCAAGATCAAATACAATTTCTCGAACCCATTCAATTAACTCATCGCTTGAGGGAATTATTTTATtcgatataaaattatttgtgtaaTCATCCTTTACGACTTCATTgattaaagaagaaaattcaaacacaaaACTCGATGAGTCCATCAAACTCAAATGgataattatttatcttaagAGTTTAACTAATTTTGAAAACTATTAATTCTTTAACCGACTTTTAAAAATTGACTAGTTCTTAACAAGATTTTGAAAACCAATTAATTGTTTAAGAGATTTCGAAAactgttaaaattttaatcaactTTTAAAGACGATTAAAGTTTTAACGGTTATCGAAATGCATTAAACTCTTAATTGACTTTTGAAATCCAATTAAGAATTCACCAACTTTCAAAAACCGATTAAAATTTAAGAGTTTTGAAATCCAATAAAACcaactttcaaaatttagttaagAATTCATTCACTTTCGAAAACcaattaaagatttaaaaactTTCGAAAACcaattaaagatttaaaaatttcGAAAACCAACTAAgagttttatgatttttaaaattcgtAAAGGTTTGAATTATGCATCATACACAACACTACAAAAGCCACAACAGAGACTGTCACGAGAACAACACCACGAAGGAGCAAGACTACCACCAAATCAACAAACTGGACCACCAAAGCAACAAGAAGAATAACGTGAAAGAgtgaagaagaatgaagaaatGACAGAGAATGTGGGTAAATATAAAAACTTCAAAAACTTCATTTATTTCAGTCGGTgaaaatttattacattaagtAACATTTAATTACCACGCcacgtttttattttattttattttattcaaaggGCAAAAGGGTCCTTTGGAAGGTGCATGAAGAAGAGAGGGAGGTGCAGGGGGGGAAAGCATTCTTTTCCtataatgttaataaaaaatcttaGGGACATACCTTTAAAACGGTACACAGTAACCGTTTTCTCTTTCCTTCACAAGCATAAACAAATTTAAGACTTTCTCTATGGTATATTTGTTCCACTTTCCATAGAGTTGATAAAGCAAATTAATCTCGGTATAGATAAAATCTCCACAAAATCTCCACAAAATTAAGTTTCACGAAGTGATATCCAGGTACAAAATGCAAATATTACAAACATTCCTCTTTTTTCGTTCACCCCGTCACTTTGACAAAGGATGGAATTTACAAATGTATAATGTAGCAACTCTGGTTCAGTACGACACATACTGATGTTTATCATCAAACCATAGGTTTTACTAGAACTAGAATGCCACAACAGAGtgatttaataaaattctaagttttacatatttcaaaatttaacttcGAAGTACTTGATTTAGAGGTACTAGATCAACAACAAACATACATTAAGGCACATTTTTTGTATGGAAATCGAAAAACTTAGATACCTTCAGAGGATCACCCAAATTGCCATGGCTACATTTATTGTATGtcttggttttctttttttggttGGTACTATAATCATACGTTCACCAAAAGGTAAAAAAGAAAACCATAGTGCACGCCAATTCCTATTCACAACTACGGACTATCGGATGACTCAAGCAATATGAACCAAAATGCAATCTAGGACAAAATAGTTACCATTTCAAACCCATGGCTAAATCTAGCAGAGCTTCAACTTGGCGTATTGTTTGTTGCTTCTCCTGTTGTTTCAGTCTATTTGCAACAGATTCAAGATCAAACCCTGATTCATTTTGAACTTCACTCTTTTCAGAACGAACCTCTCGCAGCAATTCATCCACCTCCCTTACGAAGTCCACCCTCAAAAGAGTCTCATCATCTTCAAGGGATGGTCTCAATGGCTCGTGATGCTAATTCCACATatgatttaaaacaaaaatgtcaGGGGATTCAAACAGAGGTGGTTTTCAACATATTTTAGGGCATAATCTAACCTTTTCTCACTTTTAGTTTTAACCAAActtatgtataaataaataaacttgaaTCAATCTAAAAACTATCAATGTTTAAACAAATAAGCTTGgatttaatcaatatataacAATGGCTAGTTTCAATTGTTATTTAGAATTATTTGTGTTAATAATCtatcaatcaaataaactaCCTAATTTAATATGGTGAAGTGGACTAACATTTGGTTGTTCCATTAAAGATTCAGTAGACCACTGAGTGGTATCGATACTTCCAACTGCATCTTACAACCCACTCAATCATATAGTTATATTGGAATTGCAGCTTCAGTTATTTTCGCGAGAGGGAGGGAAAAACTCAAATCAAAGGAGTAACAACGTATCACTTGACTAAGGTGTAAGGCATGTAATCTAAAGGTGCACCTTACCTTATCTATGTCGAATGACTCCAATCCTGGTGGAACAAGAATACTAAATGGATCCTCGTGAGGAAATGCATCAATCATGACCTTCTTACATTTCTTTAGCCACACTTCAAAATCATGGCCGTCATACATAATCAAAAGATCATTAAGCAATCTCATCGCAGGAGTAGCCTCTCGTTTCAAGATCTCAGTCTACaattaagaacaaaaaattacaaaaaagaaagtaaaaactCTGAAACAATTATGAAGTTAAACCGTTGCAGACCTAATTTGCTGAAATTGTTCTAATGAAAATGTCAGGAACACAGTATCTAACACTTTCTTTTTggttgaaaattattaaaaatcacaaaattccaTGGGGTTCTACATCTTAATTAACTTCTAATAATTCTATAGTTTTCTATAAGTTTTAACAAATTGAAGAGTGTTTTAGAAAGGTGTTCCCAACGCTCCTCTTGTCTATAAAAGCGAATAGAAAAGTTTAGTTGAATCTACTATGGGAAAGGAAAAGGTCTAAAATACCCaaggtattttaaaaaaaggaatacaaaacttaattatatacaCGTTAgcactaaattaaaaaaaaattcaaatgctGTGGATGGAAAAAAATGTGGTTGGGAAGGTAGACCCTCCTACTAAAGTTAGTAGATATGTTCCACAATGGAAATTTGTTTTCAACAAAGGTGGTGGATATTCCGTACCAATAGTTAGAAGATCAAAATGGATTCAAACCCATGGTCAATCCAACTCACCATGAGTTGGATTGgattgaaaaaaataagtttttaatataagcCAAAATGAATCTAATGTACTTAACTCATGAGTTAAACAAGTTCACATTAAGTTGAAGATGAGTTGACTTGTAACCCATTTCTATATGAATTATGAATATTGTGGCTCAACTCAACAACATTTTTGAACTACAATAAATACGAGGGTCAAGCCAACCCCATGGCAAATTGCTCTTGATTCCTTGATAAACCAAAAGTCGAAATTTGTCTTCTTTATTATGATTTGAGGAATGGGATGAGTATTATATCGTTCCTATTTGTAGACAATAAAAAGTGATGTATGATAacaatgatttataatttttattttattttaagtaagcCTAATAAGTATGTTCGTAATTTGGatttacaaaattacaattatatatttattacgtTTTATGAATTTTGATAAATATCTAGATATGAATCTTATAGGTATAGTATCCCATGTTCCTTTAGAAAAATTGCATCATTGTATTGCGTATGTATTGTATTGGATACTCGGATCATATTTCTGCATCATAGGGAACTtcattagttattaaaataacttaCACCCCAGGTCTGAAAAAGCTAGGAAAACTTTCTAAGTGGAGGTGCACATGAAAGTAGAATGACTGGAGGACAATAATAAAGGAAGGAAATTTGGGAAATCATCCAATTCTACCACCTATCATGACCACAGGGAAATGACACCACGAAGGGAGGCTTTGTACTAAAGTAACCATTTGCCCTTACTGTGaattactattataatttattaattgatcCCTAAAAATCTGAAATGATTCAAACAAGAGATGGTGCACCTAATTAAAAATGTAGCTATACAAGGGCAATTGTTAATTGTTACCTCAGCCCTTCTGTATAACAGATCCAGACTTCTAATGGCATCCTTTTCTTCCTGCAAAAAGTgataaaataatgtataataaaaCAGATCATGATAGCCAtaggatgaaaaaaattataccaCGTTCTTGCAGAAGTGGACACAGAACTAAATCTAACATTCACTTGTGATAATCTCTTTCAAATTATCATGATTATCCAACACAGAACTAAATCTAATGTTTACTAATGATAATTATCATATGATAATATCCAATACAGAACTATACAGCTTTAAGTCTTTGCTTCATATGCACTAGAATAGGTATTTAATATAGATAGTTAACAATTGTATTGGAAAACTGTTGCATGTTGTACCTATGGGTTGTTTACTTATTAGCATTAATTACTTATATATTCCTGATGTAATTTTCTTCTATATATAACAGTTGAAAATAGGActgattttattattctcaaatcatgaaaaatacattctcatatcctctatttgtaataatctaattctcctaaaaagggaaatagaaaaacaaaataaaataaaagattatatatctatttcctctaattagaaagattctaaagatattttttctaattacaacactccccctcaagttggtaaatgaatatcaatcattcccaatttgcctacaagatcttgaaatctaccTGGAGGaagcccttttgtaaaaatatctactatttgaagttctgtaggaacatgagttgtaatcacaaatcctctgtcaagattatctttgatgaaatatctgtcaatttcaatgtgtttggttctgtcATGTTATACTAGATTATGGGCTATGCTCATAGCAGACTTATTGTCACAGTGTAGATGCACCGGGTTCTCCGctttgactttaagatcatccaaaatgattttcatccagagtctttcacacattccttgagcaagggctcgaaattcagcttctgcactagaacgggatactctatcttgctttttgcttctccatGTTACCAGACTATCTCCAAGAAATACACAATACCCAGAAGTAGATTTTCTGTCAGTAATAGAACCTGCATAGTCCGCATCAGTATATATCTTCATAGTCAATGTGTCTTCCCTTTTGAATAATAACCCCTTTCCTAgacttgacttcaagtattgGAAAATTGTcaactgcttgcatgtgtctctctcttggatcatgcataaattggctcactacaCTCACAACATAAGtaatgtctggtcttgtgtgtgatagataaatcaattttcctaccgatctctgatattgggccttctcttaggagcactttcttcacttccaattctgTGATTCTGTTCTATAGAAACTGTTGAGGTTCTACATCGCAACTTTCctgtttctttgaggagatcaagtacatatttcctttgggagatgaaaattccGTTCTTGGAGTAggcaacctctattccaagaaaatatttgagttttcctaggtctttcatttcaaactgAGCCgccaatttatcttttaatgtcaatttttctgtttcatcatctcctgcaataatcatatcatccacatagacaaGTAATAAAGTGAATTTACATGTAGaagagtgctttatgaataAAGTATGATCTCCTTGTCTTTGTCTGTATCCCaaggaaaccattgcttttgtaaatcttccaaaccatgctctaggggattgtttaagaccatacaatgctttcttcaggaggcataccttgtttctttcatttttcacttcaaaacctgggggaatctccatgtacacttcctcatctagattt from the Vigna angularis cultivar LongXiaoDou No.4 chromosome 3, ASM1680809v1, whole genome shotgun sequence genome contains:
- the LOC108318836 gene encoding protein PALE CRESS, chloroplastic isoform X2; the encoded protein is MGEYREIGLRLKEYPEEDVIKARKLVASFLKVPEEVEERIEEAAEKGELTELVLMVIWNRLDLARRDEEKDAIRSLDLLYRRAETEILKREATPAMRLLNDLLIMYDGHDFEVWLKKCKKVMIDAFPHEDPFSILVPPGLESFDIDKHHEPLRPSLEDDETLLRVDFVREVDELLREVRSEKSEVQNESGFDLESVANRLKQQEKQQTIRQVEALLDLAMGLKW
- the LOC108318836 gene encoding protein PALE CRESS, chloroplastic isoform X1 is translated as MNLLSLTSPLSLCYCSFPAVTTLPTFPSLYKCTSGAVLRRCVKGEKEEELLQGMPKEYYDDEWQAQQRKKTKELQRRRRQEEEEEERKMGEYREIGLRLKEYPEEDVIKARKLVASFLKVPEEVEERIEEAAEKGELTELVLMVIWNRLDLARRDEEKDAIRSLDLLYRRAETEILKREATPAMRLLNDLLIMYDGHDFEVWLKKCKKVMIDAFPHEDPFSILVPPGLESFDIDKHHEPLRPSLEDDETLLRVDFVREVDELLREVRSEKSEVQNESGFDLESVANRLKQQEKQQTIRQVEALLDLAMGLKW